From Bacillota bacterium, a single genomic window includes:
- a CDS encoding CBS and ACT domain-containing protein yields MRVRDKMTANPIAVEPTTPVSEALRLMDGRKIRRLPVVSRDQLVGIVTLLDLMRVSASPATSLSIYELRYLLDKLTVQEAMTRRVITVAPDEPIEQAALLMREHKIGGLPVVEDGRLVGIITETDIFDAFVDLLGMRKPGIRLEVDCADRPGELARIASVIAGRGLNIHSVVTTPSAPGQAHLVFRIQGDDVASLAAELEQEAGCRVNWEVRPGAG; encoded by the coding sequence GAGTCCGGGACAAGATGACGGCCAACCCCATCGCCGTAGAGCCCACGACGCCGGTCTCGGAGGCGCTGCGGTTGATGGACGGCCGCAAGATTCGAAGGCTTCCCGTCGTTTCCCGCGACCAGCTCGTGGGCATCGTGACGCTTCTCGACCTCATGCGGGTCTCCGCTTCCCCGGCCACGAGCCTGAGCATCTACGAGCTTCGCTACCTTTTGGACAAGCTCACGGTTCAGGAGGCCATGACCCGCCGGGTCATCACGGTGGCGCCCGACGAACCCATCGAACAGGCAGCGCTCCTCATGAGAGAGCACAAGATCGGCGGCCTTCCCGTGGTGGAAGACGGGCGGCTGGTGGGCATCATCACGGAGACAGACATCTTCGATGCGTTCGTGGACCTGCTGGGGATGCGCAAGCCGGGCATCCGCCTGGAGGTGGACTGCGCCGACCGCCCCGGTGAACTTGCACGCATCGCCTCCGTCATAGCGGGCCGGGGTCTCAACATCCACAGCGTGGTCACCACGCCCTCCGCGCCGGGGCAGGCTCACCTGGTCTTCCGCATCCAGGGCGACGACGTGGCGTCGTTGGCCGCTGAACTGGAACAGGAGGCGGGCTGCCGCGTCAACTGGGAGGTCCGGCCCGGGGCTGGCTGA